The Maylandia zebra isolate NMK-2024a linkage group LG7, Mzebra_GT3a, whole genome shotgun sequence genome contains a region encoding:
- the LOC101477792 gene encoding uncharacterized protein LOC101477792 isoform X1, with translation MHSPAGGFVRTVSAATGVMVARFLIARFLLLYVLSDVNYSSALPKATSSVQPRTWQGGRGEQDVYGNPRPFQYMRALRPTDPQIYPNVRNQVQVESPRSYQQRSNIPTNRPMETSLVQPRAHRNNLVAKPRSFDISLRIPFAHSHDRANPPRYGPSGLTIDKSFNNPRRDHAHDPSNLGYQFSLSIPFSHGSPRPPGSQEHHGGRRHRPEKDDLSRQTEHLPVHTRLYPDQHHDEGRLQEFAFPKPAGEEHPSRPRHPQRYADPYSGYYNFQMNPTWNNY, from the exons AGCTACTGGAGTCATGGTTGCCCGGTTCTTAATTGCAAG GTTTTTACTGCTTTATGTTTTGAGTGATGTGAACTattcctcagctcttcccaaaG CCACAAGTTCTGTGCAGCCTAGAACGTGGCAGGGTGGAAGAGGGGAACAAGATGTGTATGGAAATCCTCGCCCTTTCCAATACATGAGGGCTCTGAGGCCGACAGATCCACAGATCTACCCTAATGTGCGTAATCAGGTTCAAGTCGAATCCCCAAGATCATATCAGCAACGCTCTAATATTCCCACCAACAGACCCATGGAAACATCGCTGGTCCAGCCACGAGCACACAGAAACAATCTTGTGGCCAAGCCCAGGAGCTTTGACATAAGCCTGAGGATTCCTTTTGCTCACTCTCATGATCGTGCTAATCCTCCTCGGTACGGACCAAGCGGCCTTACTATTGACAAGAGTTTTAATAATCCCCGCAGAGACCATGCCCATGATCCTTCAAACCTGGGCTACCAGTTCAGCTTATCCATTCCCTTTTCACATGGTTCTCCACGCCCTCCAGGTAGCCAGGAACATCACGGTGGACGTCGACACAGGCCTGAGAAAGATGATTTGAGTCGTCAAACAGAGCATTTGCCAGTTCACACAAGGCTGTACCCTGACCAGCATCATGATGAAGGCCGCCTGCAGGAGTTTGCATTTCCGAAGCCAGCTGGAGAAGAACACCCATCAAGGCCACGTCATCCTCAAAGATATGCCGACCCTTACAGTGGATACTACAACTTCCAGATGAATCCTACGTGGA
- the LOC101477792 gene encoding uncharacterized protein LOC101477792 isoform X2, which yields MHSPAGGFVRTVSAATGVMVARFLIARFLLLYVLSDVNYSSALPKATSSVQPRTWQGGRGEQDVYGNPRPFQYMRALRPTDPQIYPNVRNQVQVESPRSYQQRSNIPTNRPMETSLVQPRAHRNNLVAKPRSFDISLRIPFAHSHDRANPPR from the exons AGCTACTGGAGTCATGGTTGCCCGGTTCTTAATTGCAAG GTTTTTACTGCTTTATGTTTTGAGTGATGTGAACTattcctcagctcttcccaaaG CCACAAGTTCTGTGCAGCCTAGAACGTGGCAGGGTGGAAGAGGGGAACAAGATGTGTATGGAAATCCTCGCCCTTTCCAATACATGAGGGCTCTGAGGCCGACAGATCCACAGATCTACCCTAATGTGCGTAATCAGGTTCAAGTCGAATCCCCAAGATCATATCAGCAACGCTCTAATATTCCCACCAACAGACCCATGGAAACATCGCTGGTCCAGCCACGAGCACACAGAAACAATCTTGTGGCCAAGCCCAGGAGCTTTGACATAAGCCTGAGGATTCCTTTTGCTCACTCTCATGATCGTGCTAATCCTCCTCG GTAG